A window of Daucus carota subsp. sativus chromosome 2, DH1 v3.0, whole genome shotgun sequence genomic DNA:
CGATGGTGACTGACAAATCTAATAAAGCTAAAGATATATCTTCTGATTACTCTCTTGACAATGCTTCAAGGACAGATTTATATCCACGATGATCAGTTATAATGTGTTTAAATTGTTTGTGTACATGTTCAACTTTGATGTTTTTGCATTTAACATGCATATATTTTGCCTTCATTGTAAATTATTTATCCCAGAcgaaattattttgtaatatactTATGTTGAAATATGTTTTACATACAAAATATAAAGGTTTCAAACTGGCTGCAACTTGCTTGTATGAAGCCGAAATCGCTGGTCATCGCCGAATTCCGATCAAGCGCATATCTGTTGCTCCCTCTAtctcatttaattctatacgtttctttttcactgtcCGACACacacttcaatgctcttataaaatataattttataacttatttttaaaattttctttttctaaataaaaatatgggattttctatggtgtgcccaatggcacacaatagtccctaactTCAATAAAAATAGCTCCTTTTaattggtggatgaataataaatgagaatggcccccctgcattcacatcaactccaccaatcagaataggtcatttttatagaatttagtgattattgtgtgcccttgggcacacattagaaagaccgtaaaaatataacattcaaacttttatacagaaaagaaaaatcttaaaaataagttatagaattatattttgggttaaatagctaattcatcaCTAACCTAACTGAAAACTCGCAACTGAGTAATGTTGTTGAAAAGATTTTCAAACACATCACcaagtaattaaaaactttcaaaatcatcattctCCATCAGTTCCGTCAAGTAGTTAAcggaaagttcaaaaaaaaaattaaaaaaatcaaaaaaattggaaaaatcctgaaaaaattcaacaaaacctgattattttttttgaaaaatgtgaataaaataaaagaaaatcaaaaaattaaaaaaatagaaaacaaaaagtttcaaaccttttttttattcttttcaatttttctaaaaCCCGAAAAAAAAACTTGCCacctaatttttttcaaattttttcaaattcttttaagatttttgaattttttcagaatatttttgaactttagaattttttttcagaattttttgaatttattatgaattttttgttttttctccaaaattttctaaatttttaatgtgtttttcagattgttttcaatttttttaaaaaaaattattgaactttctgttaatcacTTAACGGAACTGACGGAGAATGAtgcttttgaaaatttttaattacttggtgatgcgtttgaaagttttttcaacaacatgactCAGTTGTAAGTTTCGGGTCAGGTTAGTGATGAATCAGCTATTTAACCCATTATACTTTACAGGAACATCCgtgtcgcgtccccgtcccctaatgtatataactcagggcGAACGAGGGAGTATTAGTCAAGCACTAACACCCTATCATTCCTCAGCCTTGTACACACCCCGCCCATTACATTCGAGAGCTAAGGGCATCTCCAACAGGAATCCAACATATTATTATGCTAAGGCAGTTTTATGCTAAGGCAGTTTTGCCCAAACCACTCTAATCGTGGATTGAAAAGTGATCCAAATTCGGATTAGTGAATAGTACTTGTCCAAATTTGGATATGatccaaatctttttaacattaaaatattattactttttttgtttttgaaaattatttgatgattttgttaatgttattaaggatatattaataaagattagaatataattaaaacaacgattaattataaattaaaatttcaaaatatataaaaaatttaaaatacataaaatttcagCAATTTATCAATCTCTATAGAAAAATTAAAGATAAAGATGTCCATCTTTAACTTCGAAATACACTAATTGAGCATTTGTGGGAAGAATATATTAATTCtgtgaattaatattttaatatattcttttaatacttttaatatatttttatatatcgtTTTATCTTTCTCGAattattttgtgatattttatatttgtctagtcgttgattgtattattataattattgatgaaattagttaatcatttattaaaatatttaaaatcaaagtatatgaatattttaaagaCGAATGAATTTGGATCTATATTTGGGTCACATGATTGGAATAAGATTTGGATCTCACCCTAAATTTGGATTATTtgatgatccaaatttggatttatGGTTGGAGTTGGCCTAAGATATTATCagattcaataaattttaataagtatcatctaatttttaagtataatttttaatatcccgattgaaatattattagattttgtattataatttaaattttaattaaatatctcaaaaatatttattttttaattcaaattaaatatatcaaaatttcacaagtaaaaaataaaaaataaaaacccgATTAATACATCTTGAGTGTATACCTAGTCCAGCTCTTCCAACTACATGTCAAGTTTTCAACGCGCCTAGATGTGCAGAACTTCAGAATATATCAACACGCTCCTGTGCCGCTGTTTCTGTTCGACTGTCTcgtatttatatactatattttttgtTCCACTCATTGATGTTTCTTTTCCATTTCActcaattttatataaaataaaatttcatccACTACATTTTCACATcacacatattttatatattaaatattaatttatcccAGTATTATATCCACACTACACCTATTTTATAGTTTAATTCCatcactttactcatttctttatttttatttattaaattataatttttcttaatatccGTGTCAGATCCTTatatataaaacattaaaaCTCCATGAAGGAGGGAATAACTGTTAAAGATGTAATACTgatagtatataaatttgtttttaaacataAGTGAGTAAATCgtgtatttaattaaataactgAAAGATTTTAGCCGATCCGGATTGAGACTAGACATGATTgggtatttttattgttaaaaaatgaaaaattaaaattaatttaatattatatatgctaTCAAATATGTGCTTTTTATTcataaagataaaaatataatataattaaaaatatttttctaaataatcaataatttttttgacagaaatgttcataaattattaattttcgaGCAAGGCAATAACATTATTTAAAAGTAGTAGCATTTGTTTTTCTCGGTAAACCACGTGTAATGTACCACCGTTTGTGTTCGGAAAGAGCGTAGAAATTGTTTGACAACTTCTCCCTTCACTAACACCCTTATTCAGAGCACGATTGGAAacgaaaataaaaaacaataatattcCGATTATACTCATGGCTTTAATCACACGGgtcaacaaaataaaagaaatattatattcTAGTCTCATCACTCTCATCTTCTGCCAAGCCGCGCAATTTGACCATTCTAGATTCGAAGAGAATAAAACCAAAAATAGAAACTTACAATTCAAGAGATTATGGTTGTAATGTCGTATCCTGTAACATTGATCATTTTTGGTATTCTCATATGCAGTATTAATCTTAGCCATTCTATTATAATTGTCACAGTATGCGGAACTAAGGGTAACTACACGAGTAACAGTACTTACAATCGAAACCTGAATGCCGCTCTAGCCAACCTCTACTCGGCTGCAAGCACTAGCGACTCCGGGTTCTACAATGCCTCCGTTGGCCAAGGCTCTGACAGAGTTTACGCGATCGCGCTCTGTAGAGGCGACGTTGAACCTGATATCTGCAGAAGCTGCGTTAAAGACTCAATTGCATATATAACAGGGCAATGTCCTGACCAAAAGGAGGCTGTTGAGTGGTACTATGAATGCATGTTAAGGTACTCGAATAGCTCGATACTTAATAACATGGTGGCAGAGCCGACTAGAGCTTTGGTGAATGGGAATAATGCAAGTAATCAGGTTCAGTTCAATAAAGACCTTAGAGATTTGGTGGAGCGTTTGAGAGGACCAGCAGTTGAGCGAAAGTTTGCCACTGGGAGTATAAGTGGACCGGACTTTCTGACAATTTTCGCGCTTATGCAGTGCACACCTGATTTATCTTCACTGCAGTGCAGCGACTGTCTTAATCGGGCTATTACAGAAATTTCAACTCGTTGTTATGGATTAGGATGCCACTTAATGAAACCTAGTTGTAGGCTTAGGTATGAGTATGAACGATTTTACAACCAGACGACGACAACCAATGCTCCACCACCAGAGCTGCCTTCAACACCACCATCAGTGCCTCAAGGTAAATCACAAATTTTCCATAGCACTTTTTCAGATAATAACATATCCTCGTCTAATTTCTATGATTTTTTTGTGTAGTTGCTGGTAAAGGGGATAATAACGTGCCAACggtaattattattgttgttgtcaTTGTTGGTTTTGTTATGCTCATGCTTCTTGTGGTTTGCATCATTAAAAGGAAGCGAAGGCAGAAGACTACTACCGGGGGAATGCTCAGTAAGTGTTACTATGTCTTCTGTCCGTTTCAATGACTTGGATAGATTGAAGAATAATATCAACTACACTTTCTGTAACTAAGATACAGTAAAACCCCGAAAAATGAATAATCtcatcaaattaataaatttatccaaTCCCCATGGGGTTCAATTATCGAGGTTTTACTTGTATTGCCGTGCTGAATTCAAGTTAGTAATCTTCTCTGAAATTGGAGTAAAAGCTAAAGAGGTCACAATTGCATTGGTGGTCTATTATGTTCCCAGCAATATCGAGTAGTTGATTTATTCTTTTGTGTCTTGTTTTTCAGTTGATATGGATGATGTGAACAGCACCGAATCCTTGCAATACGACTTTGATACTGTTGAAGTTGCTACAAATCACTTCTCA
This region includes:
- the LOC108208619 gene encoding cysteine-rich receptor-like protein kinase 10, with the protein product MVVMSYPVTLIIFGILICSINLSHSIIIVTVCGTKGNYTSNSTYNRNLNAALANLYSAASTSDSGFYNASVGQGSDRVYAIALCRGDVEPDICRSCVKDSIAYITGQCPDQKEAVEWYYECMLRYSNSSILNNMVAEPTRALVNGNNASNQVQFNKDLRDLVERLRGPAVERKFATGSISGPDFLTIFALMQCTPDLSSLQCSDCLNRAITEISTRCYGLGCHLMKPSCRLRYEYERFYNQTTTTNAPPPELPSTPPSVPQVAGKGDNNVPTVIIIVVVIVGFVMLMLLVVCIIKRKRRQKTTTGGMLIDMDDVNSTESLQYDFDTVEVATNHFSDSNKIGEGGFGAVYKGTLQNGQEIAVKRLSLGSNQGQQEFKNEVILVAKLQHRNLVRLLGFCFKGNERLLIYEFVPNASLDHFIFDSVKRSYIDWEKRYKIIGGIARGLLYLHEDSRLRIIHRDLKASNVLLDAEMNPKIADFGMARLFNLDETQGSTDRIVGTYGYMAPEYAMHGQFSVKSDVFSFGVLVLEILSGQKNHSFRNGDDVGDLTSFAWKNWREGTATNIIDPVLRNNPASIREMIRCIHIGLLCVQENVTNRPAMASVMLMLNSFSLTLEVPSEPAFFIPSNIDPELPLLMDDSNSRVSVKSSDYSIDRAPITDTYPR